The Pirellulales bacterium nucleotide sequence GATTCCCGGTTTAAGTCCGGTCGGTGTGCCTCGCGGACTCCGAAATACGGCATTGCCCTTCAATTATAACAAGATTGAGGAATTGCAGCGCATCGTCGAAATGCACGGCGAGCGTCTGGCCGCAGTGGTCATGGAGCCAACGCGAATATTTCCGCCGCAAGCAGGATTTCTGGAAGGGGTCCGAGACCTATGCAATCGCTGTGGTGCCCGCCTGGCCTTCGATGAAGTGACAACCGGCTTCCGATTGCATTTCGGCGGCGTGCATTTGAAATATGGAATCGAGCCTGACATGGCGATCTTCGCGAAATCTCTAGGCAACGGCCACCCCATCGCCGCCATCATTGGTACAGCTCATACCATGAGGGCGGCACAGGGTAACCGTTCACGGTCTCAAATTGCCGATGCGTCATTTTCGTGGATTTGGTACTGTCGGGCCATGGACGGGAAGGATCGACGCATTCGAGAGAAAGATCGCGAGATCTTGGAGTTGAAGTTGCTCG carries:
- a CDS encoding aminotransferase class III-fold pyridoxal phosphate-dependent enzyme, with product MFAPEQWPPYCIKANGCEVVDLDGRSYLDFTMNGVGSCLLGYAHPAVSAAVIERVQAGSMSSLNYPEEVDLAELLIGMHPWAEQMRMARTGGEAMAVAVRILRAATKRDIVAFCGYHGWADWYLAANLNADSALDGHLIPGLSPVGVPRGLRNTALPFNYNKIEELQRIVEMHGERLAAVVMEPTRIFPPQAGFLEGVRDLCNRCGARLAFDEVTTGFRLHFGGVHLKYGIEPDMAIFAKSLGNGHPIAAIIGTAHTMRAAQGNRSRSQIADASFSWIWYCRAMDGKDRRIREKDREILELKLL